ATCCTCCGTATTAGAACAAGTCAATTATTATTACATAAATGAGTTGTgtgtatttcaaaattaaaatttaattgttttccaTTGGTAAGCAAGcagaaaaaatagtttaataaagaaaatattattctaaTTTTCGATTGTTTCCAATATGGGCTTATACTTCCTACGATAATATTGCAAAACAACCATTAAAACTGCTCAGTAAATTCATGTTGCTTTTCGCAATATTCAATCACATTTTCCCCAATATGTACTGTTGAGATTACTAAACACTTCAATTAGCCCAAGAAAGCAACTGCTTCATATCAGGatcattttctaaaaaacaaaataaatgcgcaataaataagtaaaaacactttTAGGGTTATAGACAAATGCTTATTTTACCGTAATCTTCTGCTGAAGTTGTAGCAGATGccgtttctttctttttctcagGGATTTTCACTGGCACTTCATCGGCCGGTACCTCGGGTAATGTGACATTTGGTTCTGGTATACCgataacttttttatcaaactCTTCTTGTTCCAATTCATCTAATTCGCGCTCAAGGTCTTCATCATCCAAATCAGCGCctgtatattaaattaaattataatataatatatgtgagCAAATAATTCATTATAATACAAACCAAACGCAACTGGGTTGGAAATAGCATCAGAAATTTCACGCGCAACATCTTGTTGCTCAGCAATATCATCCATCATATCGTGCACATTATCCACATCCCTGGAATAAAGATAATAAACACAACGAGTGAATGAAGActttacacaaaaaatttaaaatactgtatAAACTAACATATTTTTGTGTGCTGCCTTGAGTGCATCAGCAGCATTTTTCATTGTTGTCAAGACTGCTGTATTCGTATTAGCGCTTTCCAACGCTTCGCGCTGCATTTCAATCGTAGACAAGGTTCCATCAATTTGCTGTAGCTGCTTCTCCAGGCGCTTCTTTTTCTTAAGCGCTTGCAATGcaactaaaaatataagaaaatacgcAATATAAATCACATAGATACACTTGCACAtataaattattacaattatcAGTAACATGGACTCAATTCCCCATCGATATAAACAAGAATTTTTTGAGTATCTCTACGTTTATATGTTCACATAACTGTCCATATACAGCGAAAAGTGAATATCTATAAAACACAAGACTGATAGTTTCTGTGCACCGTGTATTAGACATGGTTGAATGGTATAATTCGCTCATGTCAATTGGATATGTTGTCTTGatcattttattgttaatatGCACGTACAAAcaacacttttttataacactcaatatatatttttattggttATCAACATTACGCTCTAATGATTGGTAGAAATGGACGAGTCCCGGAATTGAAGATTTGTACGGGCAGTTGTAgcattatttaaagaaaatgaaaggaAGAAGACAAAAAGAAAGATATTTAATAGTCAACAATGAGTCATTTTCTCCCAGTTGACAACTCGTGAAAGGAGACGgaatttacataaatactaaTGAAACGCTATTTTATACCAATAAAAGAATCTCCTTTtcaagtaaaatacaaaaagatgCTCACCTCTTTTGTTTTTCGATGCATTTTTCCTGGCAATATTAAGCTCTTCTTCTATCTTAGATTCGAGAAACTCCTGCTTCTTAATAAGCATATTTTCTGTCTCACGAAGTTTCTGTATAGCTTCCCCAGTGGTAGGCGCTACATCTTTCTTCCcaccaaacatttttccaaagaaactcattttactacaactttattttttatacgcgttaaaataaaattatcaatatcAGACGTTATTTTACTTAATCACACTTTCCGTGTTTTCTTTCTTATTAGAAAAATTGCTTTTCGTTTTGACGTTGGTGCGTCATCATTCGGCGTTGCCGAACGAActtccatataaatatttttacttcgtACTCTTCGACATTTTCAACTTAACGAAAATTTCTCCGATTTTTGaacttcaaataatttattataaataaaaaaaaaggtttgcaacgTTTGAATAAGCAGATGAAAAATTGAAGCAttatcaatttttcttttacggGCTTGTAATAGGGACGACACAGTATTGACAGCAAAGATGAAGTGATATGAAACTCTTGAATAGGCAGATATGAGTAAtatcaaaactaatttttcacattttttttaattatacaaatttttccataaatgcCCACTGCAAATTTAATCTCTCGGCTCCGTTTTAAATGTGAAACAATATGTCGTTAATAACTCACAGACAATTTTTCTATTCCATTCCTAaactatatatttaattttataacaaagAGTCTTATAAGTATTGTAGCCTATCTATTACATAAGTATGCAgtattaaaaatcaataaaagtattcaaaattataaacgTCAAACTGTATACGAGTATGAGAAATGGTTAACACatattgtatgtatttaagCAATGATTTCAATGCGTATATTTCAAATCGAATAAATTTAACAATAAggaaaattgaaaagttttaaatctGCCtagtaaattaaatacatatataccaaaGGAAATTAtcttatcgatttttttattttaagaaatggATATAATCGATTTTATTGCTTCATGAAATACTCTTTAAAAATGCAGAACTATGCCGCTTTGGTATTGAGATAAATAATTAGTAATGAAAAAATGGAGGTTTTCTCAATGTTTGAATTTTCAAGGCCGCGTTAGTGAATATCCGTCAGATAACTTCTAATAAAGTTTATCGGTAATAAACTGCCGGTTAGCCTCTAACTAAAACAATAACTGGCAGCTGATAGCagtgaaaatagtaaaaaaaatttagcgatAGCGAAGATTTGCCAATTATATGaattatcattttaaaaaaatggagaatTTGGGGCGGCAACAacagtggttgttgttgttgttgaagcatacatgtacggggaatgctgctggaatgacagtccttggctggatataattTCGGGTCGTTCCGATAACGTAGATCCGATTGTGGGAACGAATATTTATAATATGCACCTTTAGCTTTATGattgtattgaaatgaaaaattatcgagTATTGGATCAGACCATTAATGAATATAGAAATATCGCTCGCGTTATCGATGATTTCTGCACAGAATTACGTAtaaccaaaacaaaactaacacaaaACCAGATTAGCTTTTAAGGAAGTATTTGAATAGTTTAATTAAGAAGTATGGCCAATCGCACAGTAAAAGAGGCGAAAAATATTCATGGAACAAATCCGCAATAtcttgttgaaaaaattatacgTTCCCGCATATACGATTCTAAGTACTGGAAAGAGCAATGTTTTGCACTCACTGCCGAGCTGTTGGTTGATAAAGCTATGGAGCTGCGATTCATCGGTGGTGTTTACGGCGGGAATATAAAACCGACTCAATTCCTTTGCCTTACGCTTAAAATGCTTCAGATTCAACCTGAAAAAGATATTGTTGtagaatttatcaaaaatgaagaaTTCAAATACGTAAGGGCCCTAGGCGCTTTTTATTTACggtaatttaaattgaatttatttcgtAGAAGGTgtcttaatttcttcttttctaaCAGTCTCACGGGGAGCGCACTAGATTGTTATAAGTATTTGGAACCTTTGTATAATGACAATCGTAAACTTCGACGTCAGAATAGGGCTGGGCAGTACGAAATAGTTCACATGGATGATTTTATAGATGAGTTGCTCCGAAGTGACCGCGTTTGTGACATTATTCTTCCGCGAATACAAAAACGTGCTGTACTTGAGGAAAATAATGAACTTGAACCTAAATTATCTGTTCTTGATGAGGACTTAGATGATGATATGGCCAGCGATGATGATGGTGGTGGCGAACGTGacgatgaaaaaaataaatcgtttcTATCCAAGAAAAGATCTCGCAAAGATCATTCCCGTTCACGTAGTCCATCTGTTCCGCGGGAACAAAGAGGCGGACGTATTCGCGATTATGATACTGAGTTGGAGGACTATAATCGTCAACGTGAACGTGATCGTGAAAGGGATCGCCACGGTGTTAGTTCGACTTCAAGTAGTAATCGCCACTGGGAAGACCGTAGTGGTGGCGGAAGCTCTAGTTATCGTGGTATACGCGATGATTATAGAGAAGACTATAGACGAGAAGATTACAGAGAACGACGTTATGATAATCGCGACTCACGCAATGAGCGGGAAAGAAGGCGACATTAACTATACAGAAAatctaacaaaattaaaaaacaaaaataaacttttattgcttataaattgtattaattttccttACATTCGTATTACTTACATAGATGTGGTATGTTTTATAGTCATCAGATGGTTAGGCCATAAAATGGAAAAGTTTTTGTTGGTAAAGGGTTGAAAGTTGGATAGcaagtttgttttatatttgttttaaccATTTCGGTTTTTGTAGAGTTGATATTCAGTTCACTCCCTTGGAGTAGTTATCCACCATGTAGAGAGCGTTTTGTAACAGTTCGCTCAGAGCTTCGAGATGCTTTCTTGACGCTGGTAATGCAATAGCATAAGCGTAAACGCCagtattttgcaaatttaagaGTAGAGTACTTACAGTGACATTTAAAACAAGCAGGGAGAGGATCCCACCTCATGAAGTGGGGCAATGGTTCATTCCTCAATAATAAGCAGCACTCATTTTACCAGTGACCAATCCAGACCCGCCTGAGGCAGAACCCTGACAGCAGCATCAGGGTAGATGTTGTTGAAAACTTCTTCTATACCGGGAAAGAGACCTagcgaaaattctttaaaatcatCCGATGAGATGCAATTTcggtagatttttttttgtgatgaatTTTGAGGTGAGGCTTATCGGTTTATAATCCTTTGGCTTCATATCCTTTTCAGCCACATTTTGGAGCGAAACCACTCTCACCATAGGAAGCCTTATAGATATTTGTGAAAAGGGGACTTAGAAGCAGAAAATATGTCATCTAGTACTAGCCTGGAGAATTGTACGGATGGAAAGACCTAATCACCCATTCTACCTTTGAGTGACTTATGATACCCCCGTAGAAATTCCAGGTCCTCAAGTTAAGAGTGTTCGAGCCAAGGTCTTTTGTTAACACAGGAAAATAGGCGCTCATTAGGACGTCTAGCatttcgttcccacgacagtcggttctacgttactggaacgactcggatttatatccggccaaggactgtcacttcagcagcattccccatatttgtatggggaatgtttatgctgctacaacaacaacaacaacgtgtaGCATTTCGTTGCATAAGAGGTgatcatatttaatataatcgATTTCCTTCAGAGTGTCCTTCGATGTTTCTGCAGAAGTCTTTTCAAGATTGTCTTTAGACCCTTCTGGCTGATTTATTGAAGATTTTGAGGGAATCCTTATAGGCTTGCCAAGAACCGGTTATTTTAGGCACATGAAACAATTTCCTGATATCCTTCCTCAAGGCGGTAATCTCCGGATTCCACCAGGGTGATTTTCTCTTGCCTTTAGCACCAGATGTTTTAATAGTGGAGTTACATATTTTGGTGACAAAGTTTATCACCTCATCAATTTTAAACTTTGAGTCATGCTTCTTAACCGGGCCTGAGCGTACGGCGCAAAGCGTGTTTGTGGAGTGAGGCTGACAGGGACGTTTTGTATTTTGCTTGGTGCGCCCTCCTCCGATTTCTCAAagagagttaaaaaaatatagagatGGTAAAAAAGCCCTTCGGAAGCATTCCAGTTATTGATATTATCCGAGAAATCGCCGTTGCACCTAGGATTTACTCTCTGTTAGTTATAACAAACGAGGACGCATTAccacatttgcttaaaattctaaatagaGACAAATCATTGAGCGAACTTCGTCGGAGGAAAGACCGCTGTCAAAATGAGAACACTTTGCAGTCTATCAGACTGCACACAACTAAGACGACGACGAAGTTCGTCTAATGAAACTCGTCGAGAATaggtttatgtacatatttttaactaGCGCCAGCTCAGGCAAATTCCAACATTTAACGTAAGAATTAATTTCCGAATATTCTCACATGATTGACTTTTAATTCATATATTGAAACTCTTTTTGATTCTTCTCTTTATATACATGCTCATGGGTGTCTGTTAGTCCtttatcgcaaaaaaaaaaaaatcattaaaaaatcaacgtgacatacatccatacatatgatACAAATGTAGCTGTGATCGGTGTGTTTTTGTCAGTGCTAAACCAgagcaaaaatggcaaaaataaaaagcatcgTGAAACTAAAAGATCCAATAGattgtgaaattttttggcAGAATCCGGTAATAGTTTTGTTTGTGAAAACCACGTGGTTTTTTACTTCTCGGAATTTTCCCCTGAAAAGTGAACGTAGAGAGTTTTCTTACCGCAAAAGTGCCTGAGGTAAGCCGCAAAAAAGGTGATGCGATGACGTTCTCAACGCCTTCGGCATCGAGCTCAGCAGACGATTTTGAGGAAATCTGCGAAAGACTAAAAATAAAGGTCAAACCGGGAGGAAGAAGAATGAGATAAACAAACTGAAAACAGTCAAAAAGTTATCTCGTAAAGAAGAACCACTTCGATGAAAGAAGATACGGAATTCCCGGTACTGGTTGAGAATAACAACATGATCGACTCTAATGAAGTCCTTGACCCAAAAGAAATACAGCTCACTTGTCTAGAGGGGTGCAATTGCCAATCAGTCTTCTGTGAAGCCTGAAATGAAAATACATGTAGGAAATTTATtaactttgataaaaaaaatagaccAGATGGCTATGGGTGAGTAGCCATAGCcctgaaaaaacaaattcaattcaagAGCATTACGTTCTCTTCTAATCTTGATATAATTGTTGCAAAAACGGTTAATTTAAACCCAAATTTTGTAGTTCGTGCGTTCTACTTCCCTCCAAGCCTGCACTTAAATGATTTTGCGACAGAAGTCAAAAGGTTGTTTCAGTTTCTAAACGGTTCTAGAAATTTGTTCATTTGTGGTGATTTCAACGCCAGGTCGACTGTGTGCGGTGGCATGTTGCTTATGAGGTACCACCTGCTGAAAGATCTCTTTGGCTTACTGCTAAAGAAGCTTGGAAATTAAAGCAAACTAATCCTAGCATTTACAAAATGATAgctttgttttcaaaaagtttaaagatattCTTGTGAATACCACTTAAAATTTGGTGGTGATAGATGACTCCTTGTCTTGAGCTAAAAGTAAAGTTTCTAATCAAGAAATTAAAgctatttttgctgaaaaaatggaTGAACTTAAGCGCGGTGATGTTGGTCTTCTGATCTTCAACTAATACGTCTGGAGAACCTTCTCCACTTTTGGTGAGTTGTGGGCTTTGCTTAAGGCCTTAGATATTGCGAAAGATGCAGGAAGTAAGATGTGTATTTTTACTGATAGTCTGAATTCATGTCTGCTGCTCAAGAAAGCAAGCTCCCACAACTGTTGTGTCACtctttttaaacaaaagttAGATGAATGGTTTTCATAGTGTTCGGGTGATTTGGTCAGCTGGACAAGTTCTTAttcgaataaatgaaaaaccgATGCTATTGCAAAAAAGCACCAATAACACTGATCTTTGTATGTGTGGTGAAATTAACTCTTTAACTGTCCACTCCTTGATCACATCAGAACAAACTACAGCTTTTTTGATTCATACACGGACCTTGTTtccatatttaaaaacaatgaagTCTTCAAAtcatcttaaattaaaaaaaaaaaaaaatcaactaatgtAAGATTTGTGTGGATGCACTAATATTGGGGAACACTTTCGTTGTCAATTCTTCTTCCGATGTCGTAAATTGGCAAAAACCGGTGGAAACGAAATGAAGCTAGTGAAATCAACAatcaattgtgtttttttttatttttatttagatggCGGGATAACAAACGAAAGcaaatttacttttcatttgCATGTGAAAACACTGATTTAAAGTCTTTAAAGATATCGAATAGTTTATATTTACTCCTTATAGGATGTTGAATGAATTAACTCCCACAAATTCGACGACTTCAAGCAAGCATTCATTTCATTAGAGGCTGTTGATGTTGGAATGACTGGCAGCGTTTGGGGGAAATGACCGGGCAGCAGTATCATTGTACCTTCAAGTAGCTCCTGATTATTTCGCAAACCCTCCAACGTTCGAGTGCTTCCACTGCTCGTTTGTGTGACATCGTACACTCATCCCAAATGATTGTTTTGCTACTCTGTATAAGAAAAGTGTATCGATGAGTAATCATAAGTCTTGTGAGTTTCGCATGTGactgaaaactttttttacttcgaTTGGAAAACTTCCGGGTATTCGGTTTTATAGCCCACTCaatttttgacaattgttttggTATGTTATAAACTTATATAAGTACTTTAAGAATAAATTGGTCAGATTTATGGCATTTGCTCTTTTCACTTAATCATTTTTAGTTAGGTGGCTATATAGGGTAGGCGATTTAATTTTTAGGTCAGAAACATTGAGGAGATTGGCATTTGTATTGATAATTAAGAAACCCAAGTAAacagtggaacaacatcaagacgcacaccgcaagcaggaggaggagctcggccaaacacccaataatgtgtataagtgccaattatatatttataagtaaacagttactttagtatataaaaaaaatatatatattttttcgaattaGTAATCAACTTGTGTTACAAATTTCAGTCAAGATGGTGGTCGCCTAAAATATCGCATGACGTACCTGTGAAATATCAAGTTTCAGTAAAAGTTTTTATCTCCCCAACTAAATTACTTTCGATTAGTTATGCAATGTACCATAAAGCAGATATAAATTAAGCTGCATAATTGGATCTTTTATTCACTTTCTTAAAAATAGGCTTACAAATAAGCTTAAAATTGCTTACGGTTTGAGAAAATTAGTAATTTGACTCAATCGCTCCGACTTatgctatacaaaaaaaatattatgatacAGATCATCTATCATATT
The sequence above is drawn from the Anastrepha obliqua isolate idAnaObli1 chromosome 4, idAnaObli1_1.0, whole genome shotgun sequence genome and encodes:
- the LOC129246300 gene encoding charged multivesicular body protein 4b gives rise to the protein MSFFGKMFGGKKDVAPTTGEAIQKLRETENMLIKKQEFLESKIEEELNIARKNASKNKRVALQALKKKKRLEKQLQQIDGTLSTIEMQREALESANTNTAVLTTMKNAADALKAAHKNMDVDNVHDMMDDIAEQQDVAREISDAISNPVAFGADLDDEDLERELDELEQEEFDKKVIGIPEPNVTLPEVPADEVPVKIPEKKKETASATTSAEDYENDPDMKQLLSWAN
- the LOC129246301 gene encoding pre-mRNA-splicing factor 38; this encodes MANRTVKEAKNIHGTNPQYLVEKIIRSRIYDSKYWKEQCFALTAELLVDKAMELRFIGGVYGGNIKPTQFLCLTLKMLQIQPEKDIVVEFIKNEEFKYVRALGAFYLRLTGSALDCYKYLEPLYNDNRKLRRQNRAGQYEIVHMDDFIDELLRSDRVCDIILPRIQKRAVLEENNELEPKLSVLDEDLDDDMASDDDGGGERDDEKNKSFLSKKRSRKDHSRSRSPSVPREQRGGRIRDYDTELEDYNRQRERDRERDRHGVSSTSSSNRHWEDRSGGGSSSYRGIRDDYREDYRREDYRERRYDNRDSRNERERRRH